GCACGGCATGCCGTGCCCCTACAATTATCCGATGAATCATATATTGAGTTGTTTCTTAACCGCCCAAGTCTGTAAAAATCTTCCAAGTTGAGTTCAATCCCTGTGCTTCCCACGGTTTATGCCACTTTGCCACCCCATAAGGGAGGTTTTCGAACACCATCAGCAATCAAAGAAGATGTCTAAAAAGATTTATAGTGCGAGCAGCCGTGTGCTCACACTAGCTCATCATTTTCATCATAGGGCTAAAAAACAAGAACTATGATAAAGAACTTTCGAATGTTATAGGTAACTAGAAGGGGTTGTTACAAAATAGTATAGATAGGGTGTGCGACACGTCCAAAATGATATGATTCTACTTCAGTAACGCTTCTCTTAATCCCCTAGAAAAAGGTTTGGTGATAACACCCACCTCGGTAATGATGCCAGAAATGTATCGGTGAGGAGTAACATCAAAAGCCAGGTAAAGTGCTCGAGCATCCTTTGGGGCAATAGTTTTTTTACCAATGTTAGTAATTTCCCTTGATGGCCGTTCTTCAATAACAATCGCATTGCCCCTTGGAGTTCTAGGATCAATGGTTGACCGTGGAGCCGCAACGTAAAAAGGAATTCCGTGATGTTTTGCCAAAACCGCCAGAGTATAAGTACCGATTTTATTTGCCACGTCTCCATTTGCCGCAATGCGGTCAGCCCCCACCACAATTACATCAATCTTTCGCTTTTGCATAAGGTACCCCGCTGAATTGTCGGTAATAAGAACTACAGGTATGCTTTCTTTCATCAATTCATAGACGGTAAGCCGAGCCCCCTGAAGGTATGGACGAGTTTCACAGGCAAAGACTTGAATGGTTTTATCCTCTTCCCATGCAGATCTAATGACCCCAAGGGCTGTGCCGTAACCTCCTGTAGCCAGAGCACCAGCATTGCAGTAAGTGAGGATACGGGCACCCGGCGGAATAACCGACCTGCCCCATTGACCAATACTTTTATTTATAGCTATGTCCTCTTCAACTAGCGCTTCGGCCTTTTCTCGAAGAGCCTTAATAATATTCTCTACAGGTTCGTTAACTCGTTCCACTGCAACGGATCTCATGACCTCTACGGCCCATTCAAGATTGTAACCCGTGGGGCGAGCCTTTTTCACTCTATCGCACAAAACGTTAAGGCTTTTGAAAAACGCTTCTTTCCCGGAAGCATCCGCAAAAGATCTAACTCCCAAAGCAACAGCAGCAGCACCTGCAAGCCCTACCGCGGGAGCTCCACGAATAGCCATGCTCTTGATAGCATCGATTACCTCATCTGGACTCGTGCATCGCAAATATTTTTCCTCATGTGGAAGATAGCGCTGATCAAGGATAACGCAAACGTCCCCGTCCCAAAAAATAGGTCTTACTTCAGATACTTCGCCCATATCCTCCCCTTTATTTCAATCTATTAAAGCTTCAAGCCGCCAATAAACCCACGTTGCAATGTGTTTTCAAGCTCAGGACAATGATCAATCTCTGAGCTTTTTCAAAATAACCTCGTTTACAAGCTTCGGATTTGCTTTGCCCTGGGTTTTCTTCATAACCTGCCCCACGAAAAATCCCATCAATTTAGCCTCACCTTTACGATATCTTTCAACCTCAACCTGATGCTCCCGAAGAACTTCATCCACAACCCGCTCAATAAGCTCCTTATCAGCAACCTGAGTAAGTCCCTGTTCCTTAACAATCTCAGAAGCTTTTCTGCCGCTTCTATACATTTCTTCAAAGACGGTTTTCGCAATTTTTCCGCTGATGGTTCCATTGTCTATAAGGGAAAGGAGTTCCGCAAGATTTTCTGGCGACACAGGGCAGTCCAAAGGGGAATGACCGCTTCGATTTAGTTCCCTAAGAAGTTCCGAAAGGATCCAGTTGCTAACCGTTTTTGGATTAGGGAAAACAGCCACTGCAGACTCAAAATAATCCGCAAGAACTCGATCGGAAACCAGCACGTCAATATCCTTCTCAGGAATTCCATACTGCTCAGCGAAACGGCGTCTTTTTTCGTCAGGAAGTTCTGGTATGGTTTTTCTAATTTTCTCAATCCAGGCCTTATCTATCACTATAGGCACAAGATCCGGGTCTGGAAAATAGCGATAATCATGCTCTTCCTCTTTTGCTCGCATCCCCACCGTAATCCCTTTTGCCGCATCCCAAAGACGAGTCTCCTGAACAATTTGTTCGCCCTTTTCCAGCAAAGCCCGTTGACGTCTTATTTCAAATTCCAGTGCCCGCTGAACATTTCGGAAGGAATTCATGTTCTTTAGCTCAGTTTTTACTCCCAACTCCTGACTTCCCACAGGACGGAGAGAAACATTAGCATCGCATCGGAAGCTACCTTCTTCCATGTTTCCGTCGCAGATACCAAGGTAAACCACAATATCTCGAAGATTTTTAAGATAGGCTGCAGCTTCTTCGGGGGTGCGAATATCAGGTTCGCTTACAATCTCAAGAAGCGGCACTCCGGCTCTGTTGAAATCAACATAGCTTATCGGCTGATGTTCATCGTGAATGAGCTTTCCTGCATCCTCTTCCATGTGAATTCTTCTAATTCTTATTCGGCGGGTAACTCCATCAAGCGAGACATCTATCCAGCCGTTTTCGGCTATGGGAAGTTTGTATTGAGAAATTTGATAACCCTTGGGCAGATCCGGATAAAAGTAATTTTTGCGAGCAAAGCGGTTTACCGGCGCTATAGAACAATTTGTTGCCAGAGCAAGCTTTAAGGCAAAATCCACCACCTTTCTGTTAAGCACCGGAAGAACTCCCGGCATACCAAGACACACAGGACAGACGTTAGTGTTAGGATCCGCCCCAAATTTGGTGGAACATCCACAAAAGATTTTCGTTTCTGTAAGAAGTTGAGCATGAACTTCAAGCCCTATGACGGCTTCGTATTCCATTTTTAAGTTCACTCCCCCCTTCGATGCTGTAATGACTGCCGCAGGATAGCACACACATAGATGTGCTCCTACCACTCCTTCACCGATCCATCACCAATTTTCGTCTTTATTACCACGTCAAAATAAGATTCGCCACTATAAAAACGCCGACAATTTAATAGAGGCTTACACTAGGAAAAATAATTGAATCGGGTGCTAAAAAGTAATGTGTCCTTTAGATCAGTCGTCCCACCAGCATGAATCGTCCATGATCGACGCCAATTATTTTAACCCGGGCAAGATCTCCTTTTCGTAGTTCCCTGCCGTCGGAAAAAACCAGAACGGAGAGATAGTTATCCGAAGTAGCACGCCACACATTTTTTTGTAAGGGAGATTCCAATATAACCGAGAGTTCCTTGTGAAGCTGGGAAATCATAAAAATCTCTTTCTTTTTACGCCCAAGTTCTCGAAGCATCGACGCTCTACGCCGAATTTCATTTCCGGAAATAATACCCTTTAAATTTGCGGCAGGAGTTCCACTCCTTGGCGAATAGGGAAAAACATGCAGATAAGTTATGGGAAGAGATTCTATTAAGCGATAGGTTTTTTCGAACATTTCATCTCGTTCCCCTGGAAATCCCACAATTACGTCTGCTCCAATAGCAGAATTCGGGAAAGTAGCCCGGATTAAATGAATAACATCTGCATAAAAATCCGGGTCATAGGGGCGTCTCATAAGCTTCAGAACTTCCGGATCCCCACTCTGAAGAGGCACATGAAAATGATGACAAAACCAATCCTGGCTGGCTAAAAAACCAACAAGCTCAGGGGAACATTCAGTAGGTTCAAGAGAACTTAGACGAATCTTTGGAGGTGCCACTCCCTTCTCGTTAAGAAAACTCAGAAGATCAAGAATGTTCTTAGGTGGTGATAAATCTCGCCCCCACTGTCCCAGGTGAATACCCGTGAGAACTACTTCTTTATAACCTGCCACAACCAGGGATCGAATCTGTTCAGCCACTTCCTCCGGGGCAAGGCTTCTACAGATTCCCCTTGTGTAAGGCACTACGCAATAGGAGCAAAAAGCATCACACCCGTCCTGAATTTTTATGAACGCTCTAGAACGTTCATCAAACATTCTTTCGTAGTAAAGAGGTTTTAAAACTTCGGGGGCACAGCTTCTCAGATCGCAAACGGCTACAAAGGGTTTCTCTGTGGTAGCGGGACTTTCCAAGAATTCGGTCAAACGCAGCTTTTCCGCATTACCCAGCACATGCGTAACAAGATGCCGTTCGGCAAGGAGATGTCCCTCGTAGTGAGCAGCACATCCAGCAAAAACATAGGCTGTAGCATTTGGGCAGTGTTTACGAAACTGGTAAAGAGCCTGTCTTGATTCGTAAGATGCTCTGGATGTAACAGCACAGCCATGCACTATGCACACATCGGCGTCTTCTCCGGGCTTAGCTAGTCTGTAACCGTGTCGGAGCAGACTTTCTAACATGAAAGACGATTCACACTGATTGACCTTGCATCCGAAGGTTTTTATAACCACTCGTCGTTCAGGCATAAAACTTTTGGCGCCTCACTATTTTATTTTTTGAACTTCCCTTACGGGGAGAAATCAACTTTCTAAAACATCCAAGACAACTTTCCTAAGAATTTCTTCTACTTTCAGCACTTGAAAAAGATCCATTCTTGAAATCCCAAGAAAAAACCGAACAAAATCTTTTAAGGAGTCCTTCACAGCCAGGCTGTGAACATAGGGACCGTTCTGAGAGAGTTTAGCCACATTGCAAACAACTTCTG
The DNA window shown above is from Thermodesulforhabdaceae bacterium and carries:
- the mtnA gene encoding S-methyl-5-thioribose-1-phosphate isomerase produces the protein MGEVSEVRPIFWDGDVCVILDQRYLPHEEKYLRCTSPDEVIDAIKSMAIRGAPAVGLAGAAAVALGVRSFADASGKEAFFKSLNVLCDRVKKARPTGYNLEWAVEVMRSVAVERVNEPVENIIKALREKAEALVEEDIAINKSIGQWGRSVIPPGARILTYCNAGALATGGYGTALGVIRSAWEEDKTIQVFACETRPYLQGARLTVYELMKESIPVVLITDNSAGYLMQKRKIDVIVVGADRIAANGDVANKIGTYTLAVLAKHHGIPFYVAAPRSTIDPRTPRGNAIVIEERPSREITNIGKKTIAPKDARALYLAFDVTPHRYISGIITEVGVITKPFSRGLREALLK
- the gatB gene encoding Asp-tRNA(Asn)/Glu-tRNA(Gln) amidotransferase subunit GatB codes for the protein MEYEAVIGLEVHAQLLTETKIFCGCSTKFGADPNTNVCPVCLGMPGVLPVLNRKVVDFALKLALATNCSIAPVNRFARKNYFYPDLPKGYQISQYKLPIAENGWIDVSLDGVTRRIRIRRIHMEEDAGKLIHDEHQPISYVDFNRAGVPLLEIVSEPDIRTPEEAAAYLKNLRDIVVYLGICDGNMEEGSFRCDANVSLRPVGSQELGVKTELKNMNSFRNVQRALEFEIRRQRALLEKGEQIVQETRLWDAAKGITVGMRAKEEEHDYRYFPDPDLVPIVIDKAWIEKIRKTIPELPDEKRRRFAEQYGIPEKDIDVLVSDRVLADYFESAVAVFPNPKTVSNWILSELLRELNRSGHSPLDCPVSPENLAELLSLIDNGTISGKIAKTVFEEMYRSGRKASEIVKEQGLTQVADKELIERVVDEVLREHQVEVERYRKGEAKLMGFFVGQVMKKTQGKANPKLVNEVILKKLRD
- the mtaB gene encoding tRNA (N(6)-L-threonylcarbamoyladenosine(37)-C(2))-methylthiotransferase MtaB produces the protein MPERRVVIKTFGCKVNQCESSFMLESLLRHGYRLAKPGEDADVCIVHGCAVTSRASYESRQALYQFRKHCPNATAYVFAGCAAHYEGHLLAERHLVTHVLGNAEKLRLTEFLESPATTEKPFVAVCDLRSCAPEVLKPLYYERMFDERSRAFIKIQDGCDAFCSYCVVPYTRGICRSLAPEEVAEQIRSLVVAGYKEVVLTGIHLGQWGRDLSPPKNILDLLSFLNEKGVAPPKIRLSSLEPTECSPELVGFLASQDWFCHHFHVPLQSGDPEVLKLMRRPYDPDFYADVIHLIRATFPNSAIGADVIVGFPGERDEMFEKTYRLIESLPITYLHVFPYSPRSGTPAANLKGIISGNEIRRRASMLRELGRKKKEIFMISQLHKELSVILESPLQKNVWRATSDNYLSVLVFSDGRELRKGDLARVKIIGVDHGRFMLVGRLI